A stretch of Bos taurus isolate L1 Dominette 01449 registration number 42190680 breed Hereford chromosome 5, ARS-UCD2.0, whole genome shotgun sequence DNA encodes these proteins:
- the MYF6 gene encoding myogenic factor 6 → MMMDLFETGSYFFYLDGENVTLQPLEVAEGSPLYPGSDGTLSPCQDQMPPEAGSDSSGEEHVLAPPGLQPPHCPGQCLIWACKTCKRKSAPTDRRKAATLRERRRLKKINEAFEALKRRTVANPNQRLPKVEILRSAINYIERLQDLLHRLDQQDKMQELGVDPFSYRPKQENLEGADFLRTCSSQWPSVSDHSRGLVITAKEGGTSIDSSASSSLRCLSSIVDSISSEEHKLPCVEEVVEK, encoded by the exons ATGATGATGGACCTTTTTGAAACTGGCTCCTATTTTTTCTACTTGGACGGGGAAAATGTTACCCTGCAGCCCTTAGAAGTGGCAGAGGGCTCTCCTCTGTATCCAGGGAGTGATGGTACCCTGTCGCCCTGCCAGGACCAAATGCCCCCAGAAGCCGGGAGCGACAGCAGCGGAGAGGAACATGTCCTGGCGCCCCCAGGCCTGCAGCCTCCCCACTGTCCCGGCCAATGTCTGATCTGGGCTTGCAAGACCTGCAAGAGAAAATCTGCCCCCACCGACCGGCGGAAGGCCGCCACCCTGCGCGAGAGGCGGCGGCTCAAGAAAATCAACGAGGCCTTCGAGGCACTGAAGCGACGGACTGTGGCCAACCCCAACCAGAGGCTGCCCAAGGTGGAGATTCTGCGGAGCGCCATTAACTACATCGAGCGGTTGCAGGACCTGCTGCACCGGCTGGATCAGCAGGACAAAATGCAGGAGTTAGGGGTGGACCCCTTCAGCTACAGACCCAAGCAAGAAAAT CTTGAGGGTGCGGATTTCCTGCGCACCTGCAGCTCCCAGTGGCCAAGTGTTTCGGATCATTCCAGGGGGCTCGTGATAACTGCCAAGGAAG GAGGGACAAGCATTGATTCATCGGCCTCGAGTAGCCTTCGATGCCTCTCTTCCATCGTGGACAGCATTTCCTCGGAGGAACACAAACTCCCCTGCgtggaggaggtggtggagaAGTAA